A single window of Flavobacterium aestivum DNA harbors:
- the nagB gene encoding glucosamine-6-phosphate deaminase, with protein sequence MKSKLELKRDISYKTAGQFEETRFEKIHNVIFKNSAEASIVVAHEIADLIRSKQAKSKTCVLGLATGSSPIKVYQELVRMHKEEGLSFANVVTFNLDEYYPMPKESNQSYHYFMHQHLFNHVDIKPENVNIPDGTVAIEDLNQFCVDYELKIKSAGGLDFQLLGIGRTGHVGFNEPGSHINSGTRIITLDHITRVDASGDFNGIGNVPKKAVTMGVSTILRSKRIVLMAWGQNKASIIKRTIQGEISSEVPATFLQNHKNTTFVLDEGAASELTRLETPWLVGECIWTEQLKNKAIVWLCQHSNKSILKLTDRDYNNNGMSDLLAAGGSSSYDLNINMFNVLQHTITGWPGGKPNTDDTNRPERSTPAKKRVILFSPHPDDDVISMGGTFAKLIKQGHDVHVVYQTSGNIAVTDDEALKFAEVCNDFVGENQSGINFQSVIDTLNAKTQGEMDSLEVRKLKGLIRRRESYAAVRYIGLKDENVHFLDLPFYETGLIQKNPLGAEDIAIVKDIIAQIKPHQVFAAGDLADPHGTHEVCLNAIFAAMGELKSESYMNDCWLWLYRGAWHEWDVHDIDMAVPLSPDEVLTKRQAILCHQSQKDRVMFQGNDAREFWVRAEDRNKNTARIYDDLGLAEYEAIEAFKRFDY encoded by the coding sequence ATGAAAAGCAAATTAGAATTAAAAAGGGATATCAGCTACAAAACAGCTGGACAGTTTGAAGAAACCCGTTTTGAAAAAATACACAATGTAATTTTTAAGAATTCAGCAGAAGCTTCCATTGTTGTGGCTCATGAAATTGCAGATTTAATCCGTTCCAAACAAGCCAAAAGCAAGACTTGTGTTCTGGGACTGGCAACAGGCTCATCTCCTATAAAAGTATACCAGGAATTGGTTCGTATGCATAAAGAAGAAGGATTAAGTTTTGCCAATGTTGTAACTTTTAACTTAGATGAGTACTACCCAATGCCAAAGGAAAGTAACCAAAGTTACCATTACTTTATGCACCAACATCTTTTTAATCATGTAGATATAAAACCTGAAAATGTCAATATCCCAGATGGAACAGTAGCCATTGAGGATTTGAATCAGTTTTGTGTTGACTATGAGTTGAAGATAAAAAGTGCAGGAGGGCTTGATTTTCAATTACTGGGAATTGGGCGTACAGGACATGTAGGATTCAACGAGCCAGGTTCACACATCAATTCAGGAACCCGCATCATTACTTTGGACCATATAACAAGAGTAGATGCTTCGGGAGATTTTAATGGAATCGGAAACGTTCCCAAAAAAGCCGTAACCATGGGAGTTTCTACAATCCTTAGATCCAAAAGAATAGTATTGATGGCATGGGGACAAAATAAAGCATCAATAATAAAACGAACAATCCAAGGCGAGATTAGTTCTGAGGTACCAGCGACCTTTTTGCAGAATCATAAGAATACCACTTTTGTATTAGATGAAGGTGCTGCCTCAGAATTAACACGTTTGGAAACACCATGGCTGGTTGGCGAATGTATCTGGACAGAGCAACTTAAAAACAAAGCGATAGTTTGGTTATGCCAACATAGCAACAAATCGATTCTTAAATTAACCGATAGAGATTACAACAACAATGGTATGTCAGACCTTTTGGCTGCTGGTGGAAGCTCATCCTATGATTTGAACATCAATATGTTCAACGTTTTGCAACACACCATAACAGGATGGCCAGGAGGGAAGCCCAATACGGATGACACCAATAGACCGGAACGTTCTACGCCAGCAAAGAAAAGAGTAATACTTTTTAGTCCGCATCCGGATGATGACGTAATTTCTATGGGAGGAACATTTGCTAAATTAATAAAACAAGGGCATGATGTACATGTGGTGTATCAAACCTCTGGAAATATTGCTGTTACTGATGATGAAGCACTAAAATTTGCGGAAGTATGTAATGATTTTGTGGGAGAAAATCAGTCTGGAATTAATTTCCAATCGGTTATTGATACCCTGAATGCCAAAACTCAAGGAGAAATGGACTCTTTGGAAGTTCGCAAATTGAAAGGCTTAATCAGAAGAAGAGAATCCTATGCCGCAGTTAGGTATATCGGGCTAAAAGATGAAAACGTACATTTCCTGGACTTACCGTTTTACGAAACCGGATTAATACAAAAGAATCCATTGGGGGCGGAAGACATTGCCATTGTAAAAGACATCATTGCACAAATAAAACCACATCAGGTATTCGCAGCAGGTGATCTAGCCGATCCACACGGAACGCATGAAGTGTGTCTGAATGCCATTTTTGCGGCAATGGGGGAATTAAAATCAGAATCCTACATGAATGATTGTTGGTTGTGGTTGTACAGAGGGGCTTGGCACGAATGGGATGTACATGATATAGACATGGCTGTTCCGCTGAGCCCAGACGAAGTTTTAACAAAAAGACAAGCCATTTTGTGTCACCAATCGCAAAAAGACCGAGTGATGTTTCAAGGAAATGATGCCAGAGAGTTTTGGGTTCGAGCCGAAGATCGTAACAAAAATACTGCAAGAATATATGATGATTTAGGTCTTGCAGAATATGAAGCTATCGAAGCTTTTAAACGTTTTGATTATTAA